A portion of the Hylaeus volcanicus isolate JK05 unplaced genomic scaffold, UHH_iyHylVolc1.0_haploid 12237, whole genome shotgun sequence genome contains these proteins:
- the LOC128884308 gene encoding uncharacterized CDP-alcohol phosphatidyltransferase class-I family protein 3-like, with the protein MYIKLPWHYLSEHDLKKIKFYKFKAGQTTTLDSLMNHFWTRLVLYLPMTLSPNLITMLGFLASTSAFISMMYATQDLVTAAPQISCLVMALGVFLHQTLDALDGKQARRTNTSSPLGALFDHGCDIVTLTFFSISSVALLRLGLSFHSIIAIAISGHLSQFLYLWWEYHFDIFYSNPGFGAGVTEAQCSLIILALITSYLGADIWLVNCLELLPSFVLKLSIFDYIPTYIPLNQVICSATLFSNLLAYFRLLYIANKTLKQQKKCIAFLQLLNFFTFTLFEIMFFYCVTKRLGTFPLPGFFLTIFVYGILAVRLLLSATSKKSYSLIQTPSLPFVILTLLLICDYYYETWFSLVLPIQIFLRKHLYVILWIHAAAYIAYFIMFSFVVIHQIKTYLSIDCFSIKRSNKLKHVELKNHD; encoded by the exons atgtacattaaatTGCCGTGGCACTATCTTTCTGAGCAtgacttgaaaaaaattaaattttacaaattcaagGCTGGGCA AACGACGACTTTAGATAGTCTTATGAATCATTTTTGGACAAGATTAGTACTTTATCTTCCAATG ACTTTGTCACCGAATCTGATAACTATGCTGGGTTTTCTTGCTTCAACAAGTGCCTTTATTTCAATGATGTATGCGACGCAAGATTTAGTAACAGCTGCACCTCAAATTAGTTGCCTTGTAATGGCTTTAGGTGTTTTTTTGCATCAA ACATTGGATGCGTTAGATGGAAAACAAGCACGACGAACAAATACTAGCTCTCCACTTGGTGCATTATTTGATCATGGCTGCGATATTGTGACCTTG ActttttttagtatttcttCAGTGGCTTTATTACGCTTAGGTTTATCCTTTCATAGTATTATTGCCATAGCAATTTCAGGACACTTATcccaatttttatattta tggtGGGAGTAtcattttgatatattttattcgaatccgGGATTTGGTGCTGGAGTCACAGAAGCTCAATGTTCTCTTATTATTTTAGCTTTAATAACAAGTTATTTGGGAGCCGATATTTGGCTGGTTAACTGTCTCGAATTGTTACCATCTTTTGT tttGAAGCTGTCGATTTTCGATTATATTCCCACTTATATACCTTTAAATCAAGTTATTTGTTCCGCAACTTTGTttag TAATCTTCTGGCGTATTTTCGTTTATTGTATATTGCAAATAAGACATTAAAACAACAGAAAAAGTGTATCGcgtttcttcaattattaaatttttttactttcacaCTTTTTGAAATcatgtttttttattgtg TAACAAAAAGATTGGGAACATTTCCATTGCCTGGATTTTTCTTAACTATTTTTGTGTATGGTATTTTAGCcgttcgtttattattatcagCTACATCTAAA aagTCGTACTCCTTAATACAAACACCTTCGTTACCCTTTGtcattttaacattattattaatttgcg ATTACTACTACGAAACTTGGTTTAGCCTTGTTCTaccaattcaaatatttttaaggaagcatttatatgttatattatgg atacACGCTGCTGCATATATAGCATACTTTATCATGTTTTCCTTTGTTGTCATTCATCAAATAAAAACCTACTTGTCGATTgattgtttttcaataaaacgttCGAACAAATTAAAACATGTTGAACTAAAAAATCATGATTGA
- the LOC128884130 gene encoding uncharacterized protein LOC128884130 isoform X2 yields the protein MIPLQTIKPPGLCDTKKQYHQWDPYICRANELEAGAPHIAFFIRKYVVERLNTFKEDFQTEPEMETLFLEQLNAAEKLSQFVDKDKGRQIYRDFCFYTLKQFGPLDSFAKKRRDYAKMKAVDLSKKLGNCSPKFSKELEQDNNQSIHNTSPIVSSPKELVTDTLVDSTLAQDYLTKGIDEETLQSINNAKESVKNSLAALSFYDVNDAIQHLSQALHYLKEKQ from the exons ATGATTCCCTTACAAACGATCAAACCTCCTGGTCTGTGTGATACAAAAAAGCAATATCATCAATGGGATCCTTACATTTGTCGAGCCAATGAACTCGAGGCG gGAGCTCCACATA TCGCCTTTTTTATACGAAAGTATGTCGTTGAACGTCTCAACACTTTCAAAGAAGATTTTCAGACAGAACCAG AAATGGAAACATTATTTCTCGAACAATTAAATGCCGCTGAAAAGCTTAGTCAATTTGTAGACAAGGATAAAGGAAGACAAATCTATCgagatttttgtttct ACACACTCAAGCAGTTTGGTCCGTTAGattcttttgcaaaaaaaagaag AGACTACGCCAAAATGAAAGCCGTGGATTTAAGCAAAAAATTGGGTAATTGTTCCCCGAAATTTTCTAAAGAACTTGAACAG GACAACAACCAAAGCATTCATAACACTTCGCCAATTGTATCATCGCCAAAAGAGTTAGTTACGGATACTCTAGTAGATAGTACGCTTGCACAAGATTATTTGACAAAGGGAATTGATGAAGAAACATTACAATCAATTAACAACGCGAAAGAGagtgttaaaaattctttagcAG CATTAAGTTTTTATGATGTTAATGACGCTATTCAACATTTATCTCAAgcattacattatttaaaagaaaaacaataa
- the LOC128884130 gene encoding uncharacterized protein LOC128884130 isoform X1, with the protein MIPLQTIKPPGLCDTKKQYHQWDPYICRANELEAGAPHIAFFIRKYVVERLNTFKEDFQTEPEMETLFLEQLNAAEKLSQFVDKDKGRQIYRDFCFCVFKKAYDEELENAANWFHFYVAALLLDTLKQFGPLDSFAKKRRDYAKMKAVDLSKKLGNCSPKFSKELEQDNNQSIHNTSPIVSSPKELVTDTLVDSTLAQDYLTKGIDEETLQSINNAKESVKNSLAALSFYDVNDAIQHLSQALHYLKEKQ; encoded by the exons ATGATTCCCTTACAAACGATCAAACCTCCTGGTCTGTGTGATACAAAAAAGCAATATCATCAATGGGATCCTTACATTTGTCGAGCCAATGAACTCGAGGCG gGAGCTCCACATA TCGCCTTTTTTATACGAAAGTATGTCGTTGAACGTCTCAACACTTTCAAAGAAGATTTTCAGACAGAACCAG AAATGGAAACATTATTTCTCGAACAATTAAATGCCGCTGAAAAGCTTAGTCAATTTGTAGACAAGGATAAAGGAAGACAAATCTATCgagatttttgtttct GTGTATTTAAAAAGGCTTATGATGAAGAACTAGAAAACGCTGCTAattggtttcatttttatgtcgCTGCCTTGCTATTAGACACACTCAAGCAGTTTGGTCCGTTAGattcttttgcaaaaaaaagaag AGACTACGCCAAAATGAAAGCCGTGGATTTAAGCAAAAAATTGGGTAATTGTTCCCCGAAATTTTCTAAAGAACTTGAACAG GACAACAACCAAAGCATTCATAACACTTCGCCAATTGTATCATCGCCAAAAGAGTTAGTTACGGATACTCTAGTAGATAGTACGCTTGCACAAGATTATTTGACAAAGGGAATTGATGAAGAAACATTACAATCAATTAACAACGCGAAAGAGagtgttaaaaattctttagcAG CATTAAGTTTTTATGATGTTAATGACGCTATTCAACATTTATCTCAAgcattacattatttaaaagaaaaacaataa
- the LOC128884127 gene encoding uncharacterized protein LOC128884127 produces MSLSASNRSCEQDSFQKASQNVHHASQAEVPSGGTTRNNANHATSPLSNLEVCPEKILKLAPLDEQFRLSKNSKGPAYCVDELCSCNLHKCVQLPKPRPFTAESHYRSEYYQKTIPSEFEGIKNYNSDGTNWESGLNGVPMYKPKPDNRDFSTETRSQFVTKQLEGTAEKVYGPTDLPWGIDPKVWKEFVSKNGPMPLSQIPQYLRFNSRPDTRDFATESRDQFKNKYISDSATVGKNGCPENVDPKIWQEYVDLVGDTANITDFLARYSYKSHPETRDFSTNYRCSYAAPESKQCQLNYLPQYPAVAWPRQHIFWDSVLKRWY; encoded by the exons ATGTCGTTATCAGCAAGCAATCGTTCTTGTGAGCAAGACTCTTTTCAAAAGGCTTCTCAAAACGTGCATCATGCATCTCAAGCTGAAGTGCCTAGTGGTGGAACAACGCGCAACAATGCTAAC caTGCAACGTCACCTTTGTCTAATCTAGAAGTATGTCCTGAAAAAATACTCAAATTAGCCCCGTTAGATGAACAGTTTCGATTATCAAAAAACTCTAAAgg CCCCGCCTATTGTGTTGATGAATTGTGTTCATGTAATTTACACAAATGTGTCCAATTGCCCAAACCAAGGCCGTTCACCGCTGAATCGCATTATCGCAGtgaatattatcaaaaaacGATACCATCCGAATTTGAAGGAATAAAAAACTACAACTCCGACGGTACGAATTGGGAGTCAGGATTAAACGGGGTCCCTATGTATAAACCTAAACCGGATAATCGTGATTTTTCGACTGAAACAAGAAGTCAATTTGTTACCAAACAACTAGAAGGAACTGCTGAGAAAGTTTACGGTCCCACTGATTTACCTTGGGGTATTGATCCTAAAGTATGGAAAGAATTTGTATCAAAAAATGGACCAATGCCTTT ATCACAAATACCACAATATTTGCGTTTTAATTCTCGACCTGATACGCGAGATTTCGCTACCGAATCACGGgatcaatttaaaaacaaatatatttccgATTCTGCAACCGTCGGAAAAAACGGCTGCCCAGAGAACGTTGATCCAAAAATCTGGCAGGAATATGTTGATTTAGTGGGAGATACTGCAAA TATTACAGATTTCCTTGCGCGCTATTCTTATAAAAGTCATCCAGAAACCCGGGATTTCAG TACAAATTATAGATGTAGCTATGCTGCTCCCGAATCAAAGCAGTGTCAACTCAATTACCTACCACAATATCCAGCCGTGGCATGGCCACGTCAACACATTTTTTGGGATTCCGTACTAAAGCGTTGGTATTAA
- the LOC128884126 gene encoding uncharacterized protein LOC128884126: MARDETVQSLILKAGHQLGRSSGDIEPYIRKIVDENWIDSLEALKSTPPVKLIEIGIPLRLIDEVFRQIDLIENSIHKGDVKKLKTDDTDTLINDSQLKVSCDNDVLERKQEEKNFYSITYETPTHLPVLNEFASYFDQLKQECFGNCENYVKALKTFLKIVDNVLKFPNDVTKRRLKTSNNSFQSSIGRFSITNNILQGLGFCLNSSGVWELLTLYLVRLTDGYQIIASFLFDMNIKAPPVPASQEFNPFKSSIGTTDQNNSLFKPGPLRDMFETRKKNISLSKTDPCETVNNSEVLENPYIFDANIISKNVSNKGSEFLTEDDLSDINPDEYITASIIQQIKNNSLGRRSFKARADVVSQNSILQSSSTHCTLKFYFPNHMILQLDFSPNATLEHVYHSFKKYLKKDIRNSNWYLYESPPRCVIPCNSETLIARRFLPSAKLFFGFNQIPVHLQSQMTYLAPEYLATQKKR, from the exons atgGCACGTGACGAAACTGTTCAATCTCTTATTCTAAAGGCTGGACATCAACTAGGACGTAGTAGTGGCGACATAGAGCCCTATATTCGGAA AATTGTAGATGAAAATTGGATTGATAGTTTAG AGGCATTGAAAAGCACACCTCCTGtcaaattaatcgaaattggAATACCTTTACGACTTATTGATGAGGTATTTCGACAAATTGACTTGATCGAAAATTCGATACATAAAGGGGATGTCAAAAAACTAAAAACCGATGACACAGATACGTTGATAAATGATAGTCAGTTAAAAGTTTCGTGTGATAATGATGTTCTCGAACGAaagcaagaagaaaaaaatttctattcaataaCATATGAAACACCTACACATCTTCCAGTGCTGAATGAATTTGCTTCTTATTTTGACCAATTGAAGCAAGAATGTTTTggaaattgtgaaaattatgtaaaggcattgaaaacatttttaaaaattgttgataacgTATTAAAATTTCCGAACGACGTTACGAAACGCCGTCTGAaaacttcaaataattcatttcaatcgaGTATAGGACGCTTTTCGataactaataatattttacaaggc TTaggtttttgtttaaattcgtcTGGTGTATGGGAGCTTCTTACCCTCTATTTAGTTCGATTAACGGATGGGTATCAGATAATTGCATCTTTCCTTTTTGACATGAATATTAAAGCACCACCAGTTCCTGCATCACAAGA ATTCAATCCTTTTAAATCTTCTATAGGAACAACTGATCAAAACAATTCTTTGTTTAAacc AGGTCCTTTACGTGATATGTTtgaaacaaggaaaaaaaatattagtttatcCAAAACAGACCCCTGTGAGACCGTCAATAAT agTGAAGTATTAGAAAATCCATATATTTTTGATGCTAATatcatttcaaaaaatgtttcaaataagggatctgaatttttaacagaaGATGATCTTTCAGATATAAACCCTGATGAATATATTACAGCTTCTATAATACAACAAAtcaaaaat AACTCTTTAGGACGTCGTTCTTTTAAAGCACGAGCCGATGTGGTATCACAAAACTCAATCTTACAATCCTCATCCACCCATTGtactttaaaattttac tttccaAATCACATGATTTTGCAATTGGACTTCTCTCCTAACGCGACTTTAGAGCACGTGTATCACTCTTTTAAAAAG tatttaaaaaaagatattcgTAATTCCAATTGGTATTTATATGAGTCTCCGCCTCGTTGTGTGATTCCATGCAATTCTGAAACATTAATTGCACGA cGATTTCTTCCATCCGCCAAATTGTTTTTCGGCTTTAACCAGATTCCTGTGCATCTTCAAAGTCAAATGACGTACTTGGCACCTGAGTACCTTGCGACTCaaaaaaaacgttga
- the LOC128884129 gene encoding uncharacterized protein LOC128884129 encodes MDFDRQHEFKSTSWTLFVELAAETNTMSSVCISFRHLKCDSVDSIIQCCKLVPEIHVSGVPQNIDNYDDANNTILNSFMCLRSSTKIILDVSRNFFKKLNVIDLLDTVFVAIEQNHILKVESIRNPWVSTLNMSANDLKVFPFFWGPKHNERKCYKFLKFIYLNHNHIKEIPNFFGSSFHMFMPQLEHLDLRNNRLITIEGLPGLLDNHPTLQHLSLSGNFLTTSCIQHLPFLPNLKIMGLFANKLDSSVDSPPLHTLEVILNILKYRYPCLQELYLIGNPVVSQLDHEEYKAKVKKILPFLHYLDGIQC; translated from the exons ATGGATTTTGATCGTCAACATGAATTTAAATCCACTTCTTGGACATTGTTTGTGGAATTAGCTGCAGAAACTAACACTATGAGTTCAGTTTGCATCAGTTTTCGACATTTAAAATGTGATTCTGTTGATAGTATTATACAATGTTGTAAACTTGTACCTGAAATTCACGTGTCCGGTGTGCCGCAAAACATTGACAATTATGACGAcgcaaacaatacaattttaaatagctTCATGTGTTTGCGTTCCTCTAccaaaataattcttgatgTATCTCgtaactttttcaaaaaacttaATGTTATAGATCTTCTCGACACAGTGTTCGTAGCAATAGaacaaaatcatattttaaaagtagaGTCTATTAGAAATCCCTGGGTTTCGACATTAAATATGTCAGCTAAtgatttaaaagtatttccttttttttggGGTCCAAAACACAATGAAAGgaaatgttataaatttttaaaatttatttatttaaaccacAATCACATAAAAGAGATACCTAATTTTTTTGGTTCTTCTTTCCATATGTTTATGCCTCAACTAGAACATTTAGATTTACGCAATAATCGCTTAATAACTATAGAAGGTCTTCCAGGACTCCTTGATAATCATCCCACATTACAGCA TTTGTCACTTTCaggaaattttttaacaacatCGTGTATCCAGCACCTTCCCTTTCtaccaaatttaaaaatcatggGACTCTTCGCTAACAAACTCGACAGTTCCGTGGATTCCCCGCCGTTACATA CTCTTGaagtcattttaaatattttaaagtacCGCTATCCTTGCTTACAAGAACTTTATTTAATAGGAAATCCAGTTGTTAGTCAGCTTGATCATGAGG AATATAAAGctaaagtaaagaaaatctTACCCTTTCTTCATTACCTTGATGGAATTCAGTGCTAG
- the LOC128884125 gene encoding uncharacterized protein LOC128884125 isoform X2, which yields MADPKIAFENRPIVRCIRHDTNFAKVLLTVRESSLEELSALCPQSKASLLFYAVQRSHDIEVQELCRLLCQELCVCNPNHVDHNQQTALFFAARDGHVEAVRLLLSLGCSAGHRDSVEQTALFYAARDGRDKVLEILLENGVNINDADRLGQTALFYGARDGRTSTVELMLKHGANIHLNDRNRRTALYYATRSNHPEVIALLKSYEDVQSAPCDRQDSNLKKNLEPLGKSTNSDSNGSQLTTLNNNNDACYQPNKRTRLNDTLNETEKDFAKDAVPENVRPTHRRCYRLCIKGPETIQPEIQWLSAPLEQIQVFESLLPSIAVWSRESHCPVTDIFMSIRAMWQPIALSVLDELSQDKEGWIFQKPVDCKAWKCPDYYDVIKNPMDFFTMRKKFKAQLYPRCQDFVNDMELIFANCFRYNRPESNVAVFGRSIQAHYKALALEKGFERWITIENEIDQWYKSMYQSKKNEFEKFSNDRSNELNVSTSMITNVR from the exons ATGGCAGATCCGAAAATAGCTTTTGAGAATCGTCCTATTGTACGATGTATCCGCCATGatacaaattttgcaaaagtCTTACTGACTGTGCGTGAAAG CTCCTTGGAGGAACTTTCAGCACTGTGTCCTCAATCAAAAgcttcacttttattttatgcggTTCAACGCTCACATGATATTGAAGTACAAGAATTATGCCGTCTGTTATGTCAAGAACTTTGTGTGTGTAATCCAAATCATGTGGATCACAATCAACAAACCGCATTGTTTTTCGCAG CGCGTGATGGCCATGTGGAAGCCGTACGACTCTTGCTTTCTTTAGGATGTTCTGCTGGGCATCGCGATTCCGTTGAACAAACCGCTTTGTTTTATGCTGCACGGGATGGACGAGACAAAGTTCTTGAAATACTTTTAGAAAATGGTGTCAATATTAATGATGCTGATCGATTAGGTCAAACAGCGTTGTTTTACGGTGCAAGGGATGGAAGAACGTCAACCGTTGAATTAATGCTAAAGCAT ggtgctaatattcatttaaacgaTCGAAACCGGCGGACAGCACTATACTATGCCACCCGAAGTAACCACCCTGAGGTGATTGCTTTATTGAAATCCTACG AAGACGTGCAATCAGCACCGTGTGATCGACAAgattccaatttaaaaaaaaatttagaaccGTTAGGAAAGAGTACGAATTCTGATTCGAATGGGTCTCAACTGActactttgaataataat AACGACGCGTGTTATCAACCGAATAAACGTACACGTTTGAATGACACATTGAATGAGACAGAAAAAGATTTCGCAAAAGATGCTGTTCCAgag AATGTTCGACCCACACACCGTCGCTGTTATCGATTATGCATCAAAGGTCCGGAAACAATACAACCTGAAATCCAATGGCTTTCAGCTCCACTTGAACAAATCCAA GTTTTTGAATCCTTGCTACCGTCTATTGCTGTGTGGTCTCGTGAAAGTCATTGTCCAGTTACCGATATTTTTATGAGTATTCGAGCCATGTGGCAACCGATCGCCTTAAG TGTTTTAGACGAACTTTCACAGGACAAAGAAGGTTGGATTTTCCAAAAACCTGTTGATTGTAAAGCGTGGAAATGCCCAGACTATTATGATGTCATTAAGAATCCTATGGATTTTTTCACAATGCGTAAGAAATTCAAGGCTCAACTTTATCCACGTTGTCAG GATTTTGTTAATgatatggaattaatttttgctaaTTGTTTTCGATATAATCGACCGGAAAGTAATGTAGCTGTTTTTGGACGTTCTATACAAGCTCACTACAAAGCATTAGCTTTAGAAAAAGGATTTGAACGTTGGATCactattgaaaatgaaatagatCAATGGTATAAATCAATGTAtcaatcaaagaaaaatgaatttgaaaagttCTCTAACGATCGTTCTAACGAACTTAATGTAAGCACGTCTATGATTACAAATGTTCGATAA
- the LOC128884125 gene encoding uncharacterized protein LOC128884125 isoform X1 — protein MADPKIAFENRPIVRCIRHDTNFAKVLLTVRESSLEELSALCPQSKASLLFYAVQRSHDIEVQELCRLLCQELCVCNPNHVDHNQQTALFFAARDGHVEAVRLLLSLGCSAGHRDSVEQTALFYAARDGRDKVLEILLENGVNINDADRLGQTALFYGARDGRTSTVELMLKHGANIHLNDRNRRTALYYATRSNHPEVIALLKSYEDVQSAPCDRQDSNLKKNLEPLGKSTNSDSNGSQLTTLNNNNDACYQPNKRTRLNDTLNETEKDFAKDAVPENVRPTHRRCYRLCIKGPETIQPEIQWLSAPLEQIQVFESLLPSIAVWSRESHCPVTDIFMSIRAMWQPIALRYSVLDELSQDKEGWIFQKPVDCKAWKCPDYYDVIKNPMDFFTMRKKFKAQLYPRCQDFVNDMELIFANCFRYNRPESNVAVFGRSIQAHYKALALEKGFERWITIENEIDQWYKSMYQSKKNEFEKFSNDRSNELNVSTSMITNVR, from the exons ATGGCAGATCCGAAAATAGCTTTTGAGAATCGTCCTATTGTACGATGTATCCGCCATGatacaaattttgcaaaagtCTTACTGACTGTGCGTGAAAG CTCCTTGGAGGAACTTTCAGCACTGTGTCCTCAATCAAAAgcttcacttttattttatgcggTTCAACGCTCACATGATATTGAAGTACAAGAATTATGCCGTCTGTTATGTCAAGAACTTTGTGTGTGTAATCCAAATCATGTGGATCACAATCAACAAACCGCATTGTTTTTCGCAG CGCGTGATGGCCATGTGGAAGCCGTACGACTCTTGCTTTCTTTAGGATGTTCTGCTGGGCATCGCGATTCCGTTGAACAAACCGCTTTGTTTTATGCTGCACGGGATGGACGAGACAAAGTTCTTGAAATACTTTTAGAAAATGGTGTCAATATTAATGATGCTGATCGATTAGGTCAAACAGCGTTGTTTTACGGTGCAAGGGATGGAAGAACGTCAACCGTTGAATTAATGCTAAAGCAT ggtgctaatattcatttaaacgaTCGAAACCGGCGGACAGCACTATACTATGCCACCCGAAGTAACCACCCTGAGGTGATTGCTTTATTGAAATCCTACG AAGACGTGCAATCAGCACCGTGTGATCGACAAgattccaatttaaaaaaaaatttagaaccGTTAGGAAAGAGTACGAATTCTGATTCGAATGGGTCTCAACTGActactttgaataataat AACGACGCGTGTTATCAACCGAATAAACGTACACGTTTGAATGACACATTGAATGAGACAGAAAAAGATTTCGCAAAAGATGCTGTTCCAgag AATGTTCGACCCACACACCGTCGCTGTTATCGATTATGCATCAAAGGTCCGGAAACAATACAACCTGAAATCCAATGGCTTTCAGCTCCACTTGAACAAATCCAA GTTTTTGAATCCTTGCTACCGTCTATTGCTGTGTGGTCTCGTGAAAGTCATTGTCCAGTTACCGATATTTTTATGAGTATTCGAGCCATGTGGCAACCGATCGCCTTAAGGTATAG TGTTTTAGACGAACTTTCACAGGACAAAGAAGGTTGGATTTTCCAAAAACCTGTTGATTGTAAAGCGTGGAAATGCCCAGACTATTATGATGTCATTAAGAATCCTATGGATTTTTTCACAATGCGTAAGAAATTCAAGGCTCAACTTTATCCACGTTGTCAG GATTTTGTTAATgatatggaattaatttttgctaaTTGTTTTCGATATAATCGACCGGAAAGTAATGTAGCTGTTTTTGGACGTTCTATACAAGCTCACTACAAAGCATTAGCTTTAGAAAAAGGATTTGAACGTTGGATCactattgaaaatgaaatagatCAATGGTATAAATCAATGTAtcaatcaaagaaaaatgaatttgaaaagttCTCTAACGATCGTTCTAACGAACTTAATGTAAGCACGTCTATGATTACAAATGTTCGATAA
- the LOC128884131 gene encoding uncharacterized protein LOC128884131 — protein MSFQDWKPVTITKHEKKPKGSLKPQDLVQAQRKGEPIVVQKKFMGGTNKSTKAVVPHASKIDEDTGNYHINRVSHDFATALQKARLAKKMTQAELAKAVNEKTSVINDYENKKGIPNGPLITTLNRVLGVRLPSVKQKKSKNDQDSS, from the exons ATGTCATTTCAAGATTGGAAACCTGTTACAATaacaaaacatgaaaaaaaaccaaaaggtTCTCTTAAACCACAAGATCTTGTGCAAGCACAACGAAAGGGAGAACCAATTGTTGttcaaaaaaaat ttATGGGTGGAACAAATAAATCTACAAAAGCAGTTGTACCCCATGCGTCAAAAATTGATGAGGATACTGGAAATTATCATATTAACCGTGTAAGTCATGATTTTGCTACAGCTCTTCAGAAAGCGCGTTTAGCAAAAAAAATGACACAAGCGGAACTTGCTAAAGCAGTGAATGAGAAAACATCGGTAATCAACgactatgaaaataaaaaa GGTATCCCCAATGGGCCTCTGATCACTACTTTAAATCGAGTTTTAGGAGTTCGACTTCCCTccgttaaacaaaaaaaatccaaaaatgACCAAGATagttcttaa